Proteins found in one Candidatus Nitrosocosmicus arcticus genomic segment:
- a CDS encoding fumarylacetoacetate hydrolase family protein: MKIARIRLKNSVETYGIVSEDGKKIITKEQIQEKTGVPIPPRIKEFLFGGWLSEVNSIGTELTYDLPVDEVDLLAPLPNPPKIICLAFNYYDHARDAGLTPSEEPVIFLKPRTALNSPHGNVIAPSFVKRLDYEAEIAVIIGRQVKKISEEDSLDAVFGYMIFHDVSARDIQFRDKQFTRGKSIDTFAPCGPWITTKDEIQDPQKLRITTKVNGELRQNSSSSNMVIPIRKIISSLSDLITIEPGDIISTGTPAGVAMSMKEPRYLKHDDIVEISIEGLGTIRNRILFN; the protein is encoded by the coding sequence ATGAAAATAGCGAGGATTAGATTGAAAAATTCAGTAGAAACATACGGAATAGTCTCCGAAGATGGAAAGAAAATTATTACTAAGGAACAGATACAGGAAAAGACTGGAGTCCCTATCCCACCTCGAATTAAAGAATTTTTGTTTGGAGGTTGGTTGTCTGAAGTAAATTCTATTGGGACCGAACTTACATATGATTTGCCTGTTGATGAGGTTGATTTATTGGCCCCTCTTCCCAATCCGCCTAAAATTATTTGTCTCGCTTTTAATTACTATGATCACGCTCGTGATGCAGGATTGACTCCTTCTGAAGAACCTGTGATATTTTTAAAACCAAGAACGGCGTTAAATTCTCCTCACGGAAATGTCATCGCTCCTTCCTTTGTAAAGCGACTAGACTATGAAGCCGAGATAGCAGTTATTATCGGAAGACAAGTCAAAAAAATTTCTGAAGAAGATTCATTAGATGCCGTATTTGGTTACATGATATTCCATGATGTTTCTGCGCGAGATATCCAGTTTAGGGATAAACAGTTCACACGGGGGAAAAGTATTGATACATTTGCTCCCTGCGGGCCTTGGATAACAACTAAGGATGAGATTCAAGATCCTCAAAAACTACGCATTACAACCAAAGTAAATGGAGAATTAAGGCAAAACTCATCAAGTAGCAATATGGTTATTCCGATCAGGAAAATAATATCTTCTTTGAGTGATCTTATAACAATTGAGCCTGGGGATATCATTTCTACTGGAACTCCTGCTGGAGTTGCTATGTCAATGAAGGAGCCTAGGTATTTGAAACATGATGATATAGTAGAGATTTCTATTGAAGGATTGGGAACGATCAGAAATCGGATCTTGTTTAATTGA
- the gltX gene encoding glutamate--tRNA ligase, with the protein MIADQKFINTVKLIALKNALDFNNTIKMDVVISKTFSISKYLAGKNNIKELVPDIKEIASKLNELSIEEKKTLYDSIILENNHYLEDPKNDIWAKDNAKKIEEDKKKKTTTGNEIEFELPILDGAVHGKVVTRFPPEPNGYPHIGHAKAAVIDEEYARKYGGKLILRYDDTNPQKEKIEYYGAIKDGLDWLQVKPDEIKNTSDDILKIYEYGKELIEKNFAYVCSCSPEDIKRNRLNAVECGCTNNSIENNLYEFKNMIAGNYDQNQAIVRYRGNMSSLNTAMRDPTLFRIIKGGLHPKVGSKYSLWPTYDFAAPIEDSLDGVTHAFRTKEYELRNELYFSILDNLSLTKPKLIEFSRLEFEGIPVSKRKITPLIEKGIIKSWDDPRLPTLLGLRRRGILPEAIRKFVLSLSITLSETKPSMEILESFNRKMLDSKARRLFFVKNPVRLNIDSLGTDAVEIRNHPTLDMGKRMVQVGNIIYISNDDAIKLKIGDTLRLMDLCNIEILSIEKNLKMDNNGGNGRNIIINAKNKGNEISHNIPKVQWVSNSDSQDYRILRPLPLYSGDKYNENNLIEDYGLSESYISKLDLGTVIQFVRYGFCKIDDYSTAIFTHR; encoded by the coding sequence TTGATTGCTGATCAGAAATTTATCAATACTGTTAAATTGATAGCTTTGAAAAATGCACTGGATTTTAATAACACAATAAAAATGGACGTTGTTATTTCAAAGACTTTTTCAATTTCAAAATACTTGGCAGGGAAAAATAATATAAAAGAACTGGTCCCAGACATAAAAGAAATTGCTAGTAAGCTAAACGAGCTATCAATTGAAGAAAAAAAGACACTATATGACTCTATTATTTTAGAGAATAATCATTATTTAGAAGATCCCAAAAATGACATCTGGGCGAAAGATAATGCCAAAAAGATTGAAGAAGATAAAAAGAAAAAAACAACAACCGGAAACGAAATCGAATTTGAACTCCCAATTCTGGACGGGGCAGTACACGGTAAAGTAGTTACAAGATTTCCACCCGAACCCAATGGTTATCCTCATATAGGACATGCTAAAGCAGCGGTAATTGATGAAGAATATGCTAGGAAGTATGGGGGAAAATTGATCCTGCGATACGATGATACTAACCCTCAAAAAGAAAAGATTGAATATTATGGTGCTATAAAAGACGGTCTTGATTGGCTTCAAGTAAAACCAGATGAGATCAAAAATACTTCTGATGATATTCTTAAAATTTATGAATATGGAAAAGAGTTAATTGAGAAAAATTTTGCTTATGTTTGTTCGTGTTCACCAGAAGATATTAAGAGAAACCGCCTAAATGCTGTTGAGTGCGGATGTACGAACAATTCGATTGAAAATAACTTGTATGAATTTAAGAATATGATCGCAGGAAATTATGACCAGAACCAAGCAATTGTGAGGTACAGAGGTAATATGTCAAGCCTAAACACCGCAATGCGTGATCCGACTCTTTTTAGAATCATAAAAGGAGGTCTTCACCCCAAAGTTGGCTCAAAATATTCCTTATGGCCTACTTATGATTTTGCTGCCCCTATAGAAGATAGCCTTGACGGCGTTACTCATGCCTTTAGGACCAAAGAATACGAATTACGAAATGAACTTTATTTCTCCATCTTGGATAATCTGTCTTTAACAAAACCAAAGCTAATTGAATTCTCTAGGTTGGAATTTGAAGGCATTCCCGTTTCTAAGCGGAAAATTACACCCTTAATCGAAAAGGGGATAATAAAGAGTTGGGATGATCCTAGACTGCCTACGCTCTTGGGATTAAGAAGACGGGGGATACTGCCTGAAGCAATAAGGAAGTTTGTTCTTTCCCTCAGTATTACGTTATCAGAAACGAAACCCTCGATGGAAATACTGGAATCCTTTAATAGGAAAATGCTGGACTCTAAAGCACGCAGACTTTTCTTTGTCAAGAATCCGGTCAGATTAAACATAGATTCACTTGGCACTGACGCAGTTGAGATAAGAAATCATCCTACTCTTGACATGGGTAAGAGGATGGTGCAGGTAGGAAATATAATTTATATATCTAACGATGATGCAATTAAACTTAAAATCGGAGATACATTAAGATTAATGGACTTATGCAATATAGAAATTTTGTCAATTGAAAAAAATCTCAAAATGGATAATAACGGCGGAAATGGCCGTAATATTATTATTAATGCAAAAAATAAGGGAAATGAAATTTCTCATAATATACCCAAGGTTCAGTGGGTCTCTAATTCTGACTCCCAAGATTATAGGATTTTAAGACCATTACCTCTGTACTCTGGAGACAAATACAATGAAAATAATTTAATCGAGGATTACGGATTATCAGAATCGTATATATCAAAACTTGACCTGGGAACTGTCATTCAATTTGTTAGATATGGATTCTGTAAGATTGATGATTACTCAACAGCGATATTTACACATAGGTGA
- a CDS encoding polyprenyl synthetase family protein has product MSSEEIKTEINFVASKINQFILNNISGQPFSLYTASLHYIRSGGKRLRPFMTVKSCELFNGDLQLSLPAAASVELIHNFTLVHDDIMDNDNVRHNVTTVHRQFGTPVAILAGDVLFSKAFQVISISGKKIGIDQSVLLRMVDLLSYSCIDVCEGQALDIQMAQDDEFSSTESYIGMIEKKTAALFRVSCELGTLSSPDFTEKDLENMSSYGEKIGIAFQLIDDLIGIHGDSKITGKFVGNDIREGKKTLPILLAFQNLGSADRDLLKQLFGSKNAKDSEIAEMVKKIAQIRVDKQVRDIANTYTEAAFKTLQSYDRSPALISLENSAKYIVERSL; this is encoded by the coding sequence ATGAGTTCAGAAGAAATAAAAACTGAAATCAATTTTGTTGCTTCTAAAATAAATCAATTTATTCTCAATAATATTTCCGGCCAACCTTTTAGTTTGTATACCGCTTCTTTACACTACATCAGGAGTGGGGGTAAAAGGCTTAGGCCTTTTATGACTGTTAAATCATGTGAACTTTTCAATGGTGATTTACAATTATCATTGCCTGCTGCTGCTTCTGTAGAATTGATTCATAATTTTACATTGGTTCACGACGACATAATGGATAATGATAACGTTAGGCATAACGTGACCACAGTACATCGACAATTTGGAACTCCTGTGGCAATTTTAGCTGGAGATGTCCTATTTTCAAAAGCATTCCAAGTGATCTCTATTTCTGGAAAAAAGATCGGAATCGACCAATCAGTACTGTTGAGGATGGTTGACTTGTTATCCTATTCCTGTATAGATGTTTGCGAGGGACAAGCCTTGGATATACAAATGGCTCAGGATGACGAATTTTCGTCAACAGAGTCATATATTGGGATGATTGAAAAAAAAACTGCCGCCTTGTTTAGGGTTTCGTGCGAATTAGGCACTCTATCCTCACCTGATTTTACTGAAAAAGACTTGGAAAATATGTCTAGTTACGGGGAGAAAATTGGTATTGCATTCCAATTAATAGATGATTTGATTGGAATTCATGGTGATTCTAAAATAACTGGCAAGTTTGTAGGAAATGATATACGCGAAGGGAAAAAAACTCTGCCTATTTTGTTAGCTTTTCAGAATCTTGGTTCTGCAGATAGGGATTTATTAAAACAACTATTTGGCAGTAAGAATGCGAAAGATTCTGAAATTGCAGAAATGGTAAAAAAAATCGCTCAAATTAGAGTCGATAAGCAAGTTCGGGATATTGCCAACACTTACACTGAGGCGGCTTTCAAGACATTGCAAAGTTATGACAGGTCTCCTGCCTTAATATCGTTAGAAAATTCTGCAAAATACATTGTAGAGCGGAGTTTGTAA
- the fni gene encoding type 2 isopentenyl-diphosphate Delta-isomerase — MDSDNHTLAEKEVEMIKKRKKEGIDIPLNEKVQGKETTTLLEDVYLIHNALPEINIEDIKLNTVFLGRTFSAPIIIDSMTGGTDEALLINKRLGQIAEKYGFAMGLGSQRAGLKSDKLVKSYSVARSIAPNAFLIANIGGAQLAEGLSKNDVKQIIKMIDADALAIHLNPLQELIQPEGEPHFKGILQKITSLVNDIEIPVIVKEVGSGISPEVAVKLQGAGIRAINMAGSGGTSWAGIEKIRADSAKSYIKSNLGNLFWDWGIPTALCVLLASKYVDIPLIASGGLRNGLEIAKCLMLGAKMCAMAFPFLKRAAKSEDELDKFAQLILAQLRGTMFLLGSSDIDSLVNTRYILKDKLASMLNSYEFRRNKN, encoded by the coding sequence TTGGATAGCGATAATCATACCCTCGCCGAAAAGGAAGTTGAAATGATCAAAAAGAGAAAAAAGGAAGGGATAGACATTCCACTAAATGAAAAGGTCCAAGGCAAAGAAACTACAACTCTATTGGAGGATGTTTATTTGATCCACAATGCTTTGCCAGAAATCAACATCGAGGATATAAAATTGAATACCGTTTTTCTTGGTAGGACCTTTTCTGCGCCCATTATTATTGATTCTATGACTGGCGGTACTGATGAAGCATTATTGATAAATAAAAGGCTTGGTCAAATAGCTGAGAAATATGGATTTGCGATGGGACTTGGAAGCCAACGGGCTGGACTAAAGAGTGACAAACTGGTTAAGAGTTACTCTGTTGCCCGTAGTATTGCTCCAAATGCTTTTTTAATTGCAAATATTGGTGGGGCTCAACTTGCTGAAGGACTATCAAAGAATGATGTCAAACAAATCATAAAAATGATCGATGCAGACGCATTAGCTATACATTTGAATCCACTTCAAGAACTAATTCAACCCGAGGGGGAGCCACATTTTAAGGGAATTCTACAAAAAATAACCTCTTTAGTAAACGATATCGAGATTCCAGTAATAGTCAAAGAAGTAGGCTCTGGAATTTCGCCCGAAGTAGCTGTCAAACTCCAGGGTGCAGGTATAAGGGCTATCAATATGGCCGGATCGGGGGGTACGAGCTGGGCCGGAATTGAAAAAATCAGAGCAGATAGTGCCAAGAGTTACATAAAATCTAATTTAGGCAACCTTTTTTGGGACTGGGGTATCCCAACTGCGCTGTGTGTATTATTGGCTTCAAAATACGTAGATATCCCATTGATTGCTTCGGGCGGACTGCGAAACGGTCTGGAAATAGCCAAGTGTTTGATGCTTGGGGCTAAGATGTGTGCGATGGCATTTCCTTTCTTAAAAAGGGCGGCAAAGTCCGAAGATGAATTAGACAAATTTGCACAATTGATTTTGGCGCAGTTGAGAGGTACTATGTTTTTGTTGGGTTCATCTGATATTGATTCCTTGGTGAATACAAGATATATATTGAAAGATAAATTAGCAAGTATGTTGAATAGTTATGAGTTCAGAAGAAATAAAAACTGA
- a CDS encoding isopentenyl phosphate kinase: MKSSNLIIIKLGGSVVTFKEKPLTPNYDGIEKILGVLNEIKENFKIIIVHGGGSFGHYWSVKYDMHTKPYPYSDLGVSVVHDSMIELNHIITNKFIESKLKPYSIQPSAFVFNSKADPARIHDIVDMTSGNDLIPITFGDIIHTSGNNFSILSGDTIMSMLCTELHPKFSIFTTNVDGLYSDMSKGEIVREIQVDEADIGNILSEGKEKIEHSDSPFDVTGGMKRKMTESIQIANSGTPVYLINGFHPERILDIIHDRHYIGTCIRMRSGS, encoded by the coding sequence TTGAAGAGCAGTAATTTAATAATCATAAAGTTAGGCGGATCTGTGGTTACATTCAAAGAAAAGCCTTTGACCCCAAACTACGATGGGATTGAAAAAATATTGGGGGTTTTAAATGAGATTAAGGAAAATTTTAAAATTATCATTGTTCATGGAGGAGGATCTTTTGGTCACTATTGGTCTGTAAAATATGATATGCACACCAAACCCTACCCGTATTCGGATCTAGGAGTATCAGTCGTTCATGACTCCATGATTGAACTAAATCACATAATAACCAATAAATTTATAGAGTCAAAATTAAAACCATATTCAATTCAACCCTCCGCATTCGTATTCAACAGTAAAGCAGATCCTGCAAGAATACATGATATTGTTGATATGACTTCTGGGAATGATCTTATACCAATTACGTTTGGTGATATAATCCATACCTCTGGAAATAACTTTTCCATTCTTTCGGGGGATACAATCATGTCCATGTTGTGCACAGAATTGCATCCAAAGTTCTCTATATTCACTACTAATGTAGATGGATTATATAGTGACATGTCGAAAGGGGAAATAGTCCGGGAAATTCAAGTAGATGAAGCAGATATTGGCAATATTCTTTCGGAAGGCAAGGAAAAAATAGAACACTCTGATTCTCCTTTTGATGTTACTGGAGGAATGAAACGGAAAATGACTGAATCTATTCAAATTGCAAATTCAGGAACTCCTGTGTATTTGATAAATGGTTTCCATCCAGAAAGAATATTAGATATAATTCACGATCGTCATTACATTGGTACATGTATCAGAATGAGATCCGGGAGTTAG
- the mvk gene encoding mevalonate kinase: MNSNTNTFESQIVTIAPGKVILFGEHFVVYGYPSLIASIDKFFKVRLNFSPSTDDEIKIESNLGFRATIRKSVLKVPLDQNYAYYEIIKKLHNVIKYLLIHIGIDVKSRYSILLHLDSDIPLGGGLGSSSAFCVALTAALYHSINNKVTNNKICSESINAEKIINRETSGADCNICTFGGLGQFDKLNGFKRVSADFSDYQFLIIDSGVAHDTFSMIEKVSRIKNNYPNAFGNLCNEYGDIYEQVLSFLEHKDIRNIGKLLNRNHDLLVKLSLSNPIIDKIINICNSEGSLGTKITGAGGGGSVLSVVHKEDLSVIKNIQKRLDWLNLKYFFAKIDPEGLRIGYNN, translated from the coding sequence TTGAATTCAAATACTAACACTTTTGAAAGCCAAATAGTAACAATAGCACCAGGAAAAGTGATCCTCTTTGGAGAGCACTTTGTAGTTTATGGATATCCTTCGTTAATTGCATCGATAGATAAATTTTTTAAGGTCAGATTAAATTTCTCACCATCTACAGACGACGAAATCAAAATTGAATCGAATTTAGGTTTTAGAGCCACCATACGAAAGTCGGTACTTAAAGTGCCACTAGATCAGAATTACGCATATTATGAAATCATCAAAAAGCTGCACAATGTTATCAAATATCTACTCATTCATATCGGCATTGATGTGAAATCAAGATATAGCATTTTGCTTCATTTAGACTCTGATATTCCGCTTGGAGGAGGGCTTGGGTCCTCTTCAGCTTTTTGTGTTGCGTTAACAGCTGCTCTTTACCATTCAATAAATAACAAAGTAACTAACAATAAGATTTGTTCTGAATCTATAAACGCTGAGAAAATAATCAATAGAGAGACTTCGGGAGCAGATTGCAATATATGTACATTTGGTGGATTGGGACAATTCGACAAATTAAATGGTTTTAAAAGGGTCTCAGCAGATTTTAGTGATTACCAATTCTTGATAATAGATAGTGGGGTTGCCCATGATACTTTTTCTATGATAGAGAAGGTATCTAGAATCAAAAATAACTATCCTAACGCTTTTGGTAACCTATGTAATGAATATGGAGATATTTACGAGCAAGTACTCAGCTTCTTGGAACATAAAGATATTAGAAATATTGGTAAACTCTTAAATAGAAATCACGACTTGCTAGTGAAACTGTCTTTGTCTAATCCAATAATAGATAAGATAATTAATATTTGCAATTCTGAAGGTTCGTTGGGAACAAAAATTACTGGGGCGGGAGGTGGCGGCTCGGTCTTGTCGGTCGTACATAAAGAGGATTTGTCAGTAATCAAAAATATACAAAAAAGATTGGATTGGTTAAATCTAAAGTATTTCTTTGCAAAGATTGATCCAGAGGGCTTGAGGATCGGGTACAATAACTAG